GGCTGAAGTAAGCATGATTAGTTTCGGGGTAATTATCTCTGTACTCTTCTAATTAATGATTAAGTGATGAAACAAGGAAGGATCATGAAACGTATTTATAGAGCCGCAGATACATGCACACACATACATGTATGCAATTGAAGGTGTTCTATGCGTCATCTACCAATGCTTACTTTTAAGTATATTCGGAATGCCGTAGAGAACCTTAACATCTAATTTCAAAAATGGACAATAGGGGAAAGTTTGAAAATGCTCAAAAACTCTCAATAAGTGGAATTCCACGTAAATTTAATTGATGTTATGCAACGTATGTTCCAGCTGTGCCAAATAGATCGAGATACAtgaattaatgaaagaaaaaaatgagtcTATCCTTGAAAATGTACATAAATAACAAGCAATATAATGTTGTAGTATCAGTTTATGAGTGGGCTAATATCACCAACAACTATAACATTGTACATTTGTTATTATGTCATCGCATTTCGTTTACCAGGTACTCATGCATGCTATCCccacttacaagttacaaaaaCGCACACATACAACTTAGGTTTCCAATTCTTGGCTTGGGTTTTTTTGTTCACCAgtacatatatgtatgtattgcTTGGGATAAtattcaatcaataatatatatatatatatatatatatatatactcacgaCCAAATTAAATTTGCACTAGtgtgaaatttgaattttacttttggtgtgataaaaagatatatatccttgaagcaaaaaaaaacaaacacgcACTAGAGAGACTAGAGGTGGGTGGACATTAATTAGGAGCAGTCTTGAAATTATGATCAAAACTTTATCAGTTTATCTATAAGTAGAATTTTCACAGAAACAGTAAGCATTCATCATGAATACGTCCAAATTGACTTTGCATGCATGACGAGTAAGATATTCGTTCAGAGAGCAATTACGCAATCACTTAATTATCCACTAAGTAATggtttggtatatatatagtttgatagtataatcaataagaaaacaataactaTCCACCATATAAAATATTCATTCGTTTTATCATAAATCACGAAATTATTCTACGGATGCTAACTAAAAtcaataactaaatattttctagggaatatttatataatgtactagagagtagagagagtcACCCTAATTCCCACCTGGACGTATCACGTACGTTGTTTAATATTTCAATTGAccctaataaaaaaataatgctaTTCTATAATCTGGTCCATGCAAGAATTCTTGCGCacaattaaacattttttcgTACGCTTTATATATAATGTCGATGATCATATGTATATTCGCAGATGATCATATGCAATGTGTCATTGTTACAATCTTGGACTTAATTAATTTTGTCAGTCTACAAAAATTGTTAATGTATGGATGTTTCAGAGTGTTAACTTCATTCTGAAATAATTAGATATTTGGGGttcttaaaacaaataaacaaaattaacttCCAAGGGTCCGGTTTGTTTACTTTTTCATTCTACTAGTTGTTTAAGTAATTTAATTGCTCTGGCGTTTCCAAAACAACTACCGTTTTAAATTAGGAAAACGTTAATTTCTTCTATTATCTGCCGTCTCTCCCTAATAAGGTTTcgaaattaaaattagaaaaaaaagacttgCTCGAGTATTCtttcatttgaatttttttctgctcatgtaacaaattttttatggagctcacattattattattcctcCCGATAGCATTATTATTGGTATCTCTCTCCACTTCGAGTTCCATCTCGGGTATGTCTTTTATAATTGTCTTCCTTATTCCcccataattattttgtttaactcTCTGAATATCTAATTCATAATcgatttttttgggtttttggagaTGGAtgcactacaacaaatatctaCATTGATAGCAGTAGAGAAACGCTATAATACGTCATTTATAGCTCTTTCACAAACGCTATGTTAGGCCACTGTTATCGTAGGTACCACACATACAATAGCGCAAATACAAATGCTATGTTAGAATCTTCTACCATAGCAGTAGtgaaatgttttgttattgcgtttatataattttttaaactaatgtAATAAGTCATTTTTCATGCTATGTTAGGTAGGAGCTTCTACTATAGCTCTATTAAACGatttattttgcaaaatttatttatatatagatttcatatttcataaatcatctatatatataacataaatattttaaccaaaaagatgCCATACATAAGATCATACCAAGTCTTATACTAATATCTTAAGTGCAGCCAagtattgaaataaaatataactaacatCCTAAGTGCAGCCAagtattgaaataaaataaaactaacatccTAAGTGCCACCAACTAGATCTTGCGTTGAACTCCATAACACCAACAACCGGATCTTCACGGCTCTAGCCACACCATCCTCATCCTCCATCGCTTTTACTTATTAAGAAAGTAGGAAAGCTATGTAATACCTCCAGTAGACTTATTCACACATGGCTTTCATCCTCGTGAGTTTCCTCTTAGAAGCTTGAACACTTGGTTCTAGCCTTGATATCCAATCTCCAAACCTGTATAAAATCCATTTGTACAACACAAAACCTTAGTGAACTTTTAACCATAATGGTCTTAGACAACATGTTAATGCAACAAAAACTTCATAATTCACGTACCCACACCAACAAGACTACTAGATGGTAATTCTTGTACCCAcaccaacaagaaaacaagatgTACCCACAGATTCTTTTCTTACCTTCAATTCCATTAGTATGTATGAGATTTTGAAACAAAGCCTTCTTTCCTTGATGGTTCCTTCACTATCACCCATCTCTCAATGCGAAAACCTGTAATGTAGTTAAACGTTTAGAGAAAACAACAACCACAATAATGTACTAACTAAACCATTCAAAATGCTAACCTGTCTCGTGATTACAAGAAAAGAGAAGCTTCTCTATCTCCAAACCTGtgtgacaacaacaaaaattaaaaatttggaccacaaaagagaaaccaaacaaaGTTCAGCACTTTCCCCAAAATACCAAAGCAGTAACACTAGTGATAAATCAAAAATGTTTTAACTTTCAACCCAAATAAACTTAAagagaatcacacaaaaaaacccACAAACTTTGCAACAGATATGAGAATGTGTTGAGTTGTTTCGTTAGGATTTTGATAAGGAAAGAGAGAGCTTACAGCGGAGAAGATACAAATCAGCAGAGAATGTGTGAAAGGGCGTGAATTGCCTCCTCGTCTTTTCCTATCTCCAAACAAAAGTTTGGATCTCTATCTCCaacaaattctaaatcaaatcCCAAAAACCCTTACATGAGAACGAAATTGAAACTGATTTTTTGGGATAACTACTCAAATCTAAGAAAATTGAAAAGGCTTACTTGCAAATCGCGATTGTGTGAGAGCGACAGATAACAAGAGCGACGAAGAACAAAAATGTTGTTTAAGATAGATCCCTTTCAATATCCAATCACACACCATCACAgtaatttcatcaaacacatgGTGTGCAAATGACCGTGAAGCtcttagacaaaaaaaaatgacataaagGGAGAGAGAGGGGACGACACAGTGAGAGAACAAAGAAGATGGATCGAAAGAGTTAAGGGACacagtggagaagaagaaaaagatcagAGACGACAAAGGGTATATGGAGGAGAAGAGGATCTAGCTCATGaaagtttttttctcttctctaaacacctttttatttattttttaatgaattgaTTTTGGCACATAAAAGGTTTTTTGGAGTAAGATCTGAAAATTTTCACTAAATTTTGGCGGAGTAAGTGATTTTATCTTCCCACTTACTGATTATTTTGTCATAAcattgttttagtgctattataaagtaatcaaaataaaacattcaTCTTTCATAGCAGTTTGGAAAAATGAGCTATCTTCTACTGCTATCAATGTAaacttttcttgtagtgatggTAATAAACTTATGATCTATTGGGTCCTTAATTGTAGATAACGTGTTCGAATCTCAGACCTCGGTTAGTGGAAGAAACCTTCTTAATGCCAAGAAAAGTATGTAACGTATCCCTTTCAATTTAATGGTAGATATATATTTGGcaatttacttttgcttttgtaaGCCTATGTGTGAGTAATGTAAGTAAGACTCATTGACATGTCTATGTGTGAGTAATATAAGTCTATGGACTCATTTACTTTTGCTTTGTATATGTCAGTAATATAAGTCTGATGGCATGTAATATTGATGTCTGTATAGTGTATATACTACATGGACTCGTAACAAAACCAATTTGCTCAATCTTGATTTTAATATCTAATAGTATTTTTGTGGGTGGGTTGTTTGGTTAAGTTTCAAATCTGATTGGGTTGGTATATCAAATTTGTGTCATATATAAGTGGTGTGACACTGCACTCGTGTTTTCGTTTGGTTTGAAACAGAGTGTGAAGTTAACTTTGAGTATCTGGACTACAAGGTCTTGACAAGGCGGTGCAAAGGTCCAGCGTTTCCAGCTAAAGAATGTTGTTTGGCGTTTAAAGAGTTTGCATGTCGTTACGCGACTGAGATCAACGACATGAATAGTGATTGTGCACAGACAATGTTCAGCTACATGAATATTTACGGTAACTACCCTCCTGGTCTTTTCGCTAACGAGTGCAGAGAAAGGAAAGATGGACTTGTTTGCCATATACCACCTTTCTATTCACCAAACCTAAAAGCCTCCTCAACCGCTGATTCGAACCCTCCTCATCTCATCACGCTGTTGATCTCTGCTGCGACTGCTGTTTTGGCTTTCTTAGTGCTGACTTGATCAATCAGAGGAAAGTGAAAGAGCTAACAAACAATTTCACTTTGATACCTTATTAGTTAACCAAGTAGATAGAATTCTCAAACTGTTCTGTTACTGATTTAAGTGTAGAGACTACTTTTatctccaaagaaaaaaacaacaacaaaagaagaagcgaGCTAgacttaactttttttttttttttgctaagcaGCTAGACTTAACTTGATTAATTTTATTACCAGAGGCAAAACTTATAGCCGAAATGTTAACAAGAAAAGCCAAAAGCCAAAGAAAAACTCAGTTTGCATCAAAAATCAAATGTCATGTGGGTACAAGAATATCTGGCTTCGGCAACAATTGAGACAGGAGCGACAAAACTACTGTTAGCATCAATACTAACTGTATAAGAAAGCATGAAGTGGTCTTACATGCTGTCTTCTTGATGGTTCCGGTGATTTCTATGCACTCGTTTTGCAGGTCTTGAGCTCTGTTTGTTAAATTTGCAGCCTTCATTTGTACTTTTCCTAGCTTGTTCAGCGTCTCATGCGTTTCCTCTTTTGCCAATGACTCTTGTTCATCAAGAAACTTCATCTGACTGTTCAAGTTATCAATAGATCTTGAATATATCAGATATTCAATCTCGGCCTCAATCTTCTGCCGGAAGGTATCTTCAACCATGGTCTCTGTTCCTCCCCACGAGTGTTTGTTTTGGTTCGTGGTGGATTCAAGCTCACGGATGTGTGATTCTTTCACCTCGAGCATGGACCTTGTTTCTTCTAGCTTGATCTCCAGTTGCTCAACATTGTTGACCAGGGTTACATTCTCCGAGTGAGGTGAACTTACTTCGCTGGCTTGTTCATGATGTTGTGGCATTGGTTCCTTCCCAATCTCCTGAAATTGCTGAACCTCTGCATCCCATTAAACATgataaatcattttttcatGTGATGTTATTAGTTGATTCCAACATGAGAGAATGCAGGCTCTCGCTCATAACAAGATATAGGTATGGAACAGCAGTAAAAATAATGCAAGTTAAGATTGCTATACCTTTCTCAAGAGCATCTCGCAAGGCCAAGAAACCGTCGATGGCCTCTGTTAGTGGATCAAGTTCTTCTGAATAACGATTGTTCGTGTTCACcgactcttctccttctcctcccgCATCATCTTTTCTCATTGAAGTTTCTCCATTCATATCGGCTTCATCGCCATTTTCTCCACTGTTGAAATCCATCATTCTTCCACTCTGCTTTCTTGAATCAGATTCCAAGCTGGAATTATCCTTGTCAATATCGAGCCCCTTATCTCCTCTATGTTTCTTACTATTCTCTAAACGACTGTTTCCTCTCAGACCTGAACTAATCATTGGCTTCTCATACCTAATAACCTTGGGAGCTCTTGCAGCCGTCGAGGACTTGCTGCTACTTCGATCATCAtctttttctaaatcaataccAGCTGAAAAACCAATCCCTGCCACAAACCTAGAGTCATAACCAGTACTCCCAAGTAAATCAAAACCATCACCGGTACTTTTCAACATATTCACAGACCCAACAGACCCCTGACTCTCCTGTTCGACTTCGGGTGACTGAAACAGCATCTGTTTACCATGTGAATGAGCAGCACCCGACACCCTTTTCTTCAAAACTTTGCTATTATTATTCTCCGTATTGGCAGACGTGTccttaacaacaacaagatcTCTCCTGATCCGTCTCCATTTTCTCAAACCTCGTCCCTTGGaaacaggagaagaagaaccacTAACAGAACCAGCACCAGCACCAGGTGAATCAAAATCATCCAtgggtttattattattatcattaccGATTTCAACACAAGTAGAAGAAGTGGAAACAAGGTTCACACTCTCATCTGAGAAAGACCCGTTGTCCAAACTCctaccatcatcatcagcaacGTTGTTGCTAGCACTTTGTTGAATCAAAACATTATCGTCAACAGACTCAAGCGCATAGCTTtcactctccaaatccatcaaTAATCTCTCTCCCTCAAAACTCACAAGATTCTAAAAATCATATCGGCTTCAGAAGCAAGGTAGctcaaaaaaatcaataacccaaaaaaaaaaaaaaaccaatcaagCGGGGAATCAAAAGTCAACTCACCACCAAAGTTACAAAACTCATTCGTTCCTTGacacgaatatatatataaaggtgtGAAATTTGCCTACCATGCGCCCACCAACATCTACCAGATCAATCAAGACCAATGAATGATTCCTTAAAATCCAACAAGCTCAATCAATGGAAGAAATCCAATCAATGGAAGAAGAA
The sequence above is a segment of the Camelina sativa cultivar DH55 chromosome 10, Cs, whole genome shotgun sequence genome. Coding sequences within it:
- the LOC104717602 gene encoding GPI-anchored protein LORELEI-like, giving the protein MELTLLLFLPIALLLVSLSTSSSISDNVFESQTSVSGRNLLNAKKKCEVNFEYLDYKVLTRRCKGPAFPAKECCLAFKEFACRYATEINDMNSDCAQTMFSYMNIYGNYPPGLFANECRERKDGLVCHIPPFYSPNLKASSTADSNPPHLITLLISAATAVLAFLVLT
- the LOC104717603 gene encoding WPP domain-interacting protein 1-like, whose translation is MDLESESYALESVDDNVLIQQSASNNVADDDGRSLDNGSFSDESVNLVSTSSTCVEIGNDNNNKPMDDFDSPGAGAGSVSGSSSPVSKGRGLRKWRRIRRDLVVVKDTSANTENNNSKVLKKRVSGAAHSHGKQMLFQSPEVEQESQGSVGSVNMLKSTGDGFDLLGSTGYDSRFVAGIGFSAGIDLEKDDDRSSSKSSTAARAPKVIRYEKPMISSGLRGNSRLENSKKHRGDKGLDIDKDNSSLESDSRKQSGRMMDFNSGENGDEADMNGETSMRKDDAGGEGEESVNTNNRYSEELDPLTEAIDGFLALRDALEKEVQQFQEIGKEPMPQHHEQASEVSSPHSENVTLVNNVEQLEIKLEETRSMLEVKESHIRELESTTNQNKHSWGGTETMVEDTFRQKIEAEIEYLIYSRSIDNLNSQMKFLDEQESLAKEETHETLNKLGKVQMKAANLTNRAQDLQNECIEITGTIKKTACKTTSCFLIQLVLMLTVVLSLLSQLLPKPDILVPT